One Mycobacterium kubicae genomic window carries:
- a CDS encoding DUF4226 domain-containing protein, which yields MTGWTDVALSQVLGGVSEVLGSPFPQSPAPGGPMPLDPAPTAPVTSRDQLTKLDRAKLTYMGINPDTAPMPEINQALGRDQPAAPPPPPPPPESPAPTSPAGTPPPPGLSGAGAEAAKRLDEALAKNHSALNDADDKLADALLKASSSSADGRQRLQALQQDIIDQVNKLGSSLDTATGQQQLAEFLQGKTDDILNVLKNAGLDSDSQARVLDGLSARYQALQDKKPGDDPHTKGSSGDGTGSGNPDSTGTTPGGGADSPAGTGDGTGSGNDPLLDGLASDPLMSRLGMMGGPAMGALGSLPGALGSAIPSLGGGGGGGLGDLGSAIGGALRDGGHDPDQASDEHVDSLKDPSGSHTGDDKPRDGTQPAGLHDPGDKADKGDKAGTENAGSGSTPPPSAPAAPGQTPTPSTQVQLPDQSVRTAANGALAQAGRAVLSGDSIDDAFAGANLQLPPLGSPVSSPMAPSRLQFGDVGQYTDHRVMALDKDHVWLNGQVTPIDQLDTGPNFLGWTRVSAPTATTVTSAAVAPAPAVAPAPAPPTT from the coding sequence ACCCTTCCCTCAAAGCCCGGCGCCCGGCGGCCCGATGCCACTAGACCCGGCCCCAACGGCTCCGGTCACCTCACGCGATCAGCTCACCAAGCTCGACCGAGCCAAGCTCACTTACATGGGCATTAACCCGGATACGGCTCCGATGCCCGAAATCAACCAGGCGCTGGGCCGCGACCAACCCGCAGCGCCTCCGCCCCCGCCGCCCCCGCCGGAGTCGCCGGCGCCGACCTCCCCGGCGGGCACGCCACCGCCACCGGGACTGAGCGGGGCAGGGGCAGAAGCAGCCAAACGGCTCGACGAGGCACTGGCCAAAAATCATTCGGCGCTCAATGACGCTGACGACAAACTGGCCGACGCTCTGCTTAAAGCGTCGAGCTCTAGCGCTGATGGTCGTCAGCGGCTCCAAGCTTTGCAGCAAGACATCATCGACCAGGTCAACAAGCTGGGGTCATCGCTGGATACTGCGACCGGCCAACAGCAGCTGGCAGAGTTCTTGCAGGGAAAAACCGACGACATCCTCAACGTCCTGAAAAACGCTGGGCTGGACTCAGATTCACAAGCGCGGGTGTTGGATGGTCTCTCGGCGCGCTATCAGGCGTTGCAAGACAAGAAACCCGGCGATGACCCGCACACCAAGGGTTCGAGCGGCGACGGCACTGGCAGCGGCAACCCGGACTCAACCGGCACTACACCGGGTGGTGGTGCCGATTCTCCGGCCGGGACCGGTGACGGCACTGGCAGTGGCAATGACCCGCTACTGGACGGGCTGGCCTCAGATCCGTTGATGTCGCGGTTGGGCATGATGGGCGGGCCTGCGATGGGCGCTCTTGGCTCGCTGCCAGGTGCGCTCGGTTCAGCGATTCCCTCGCTCGGCGGAGGCGGTGGCGGCGGGCTGGGGGATTTGGGTTCGGCGATCGGTGGGGCGCTACGCGATGGCGGCCACGATCCGGACCAGGCCTCTGATGAGCACGTCGATTCGTTGAAAGACCCGTCCGGATCGCACACCGGTGACGACAAACCGCGAGATGGCACCCAGCCGGCCGGACTGCACGACCCAGGGGACAAAGCAGACAAAGGGGACAAGGCGGGGACAGAAAACGCTGGCAGCGGATCCACCCCGCCGCCGTCAGCGCCGGCAGCGCCAGGTCAGACGCCAACACCGTCGACTCAGGTCCAGCTGCCCGACCAATCGGTGCGAACCGCGGCCAATGGCGCACTCGCGCAGGCCGGACGCGCGGTGCTCTCCGGTGACAGCATCGACGACGCGTTTGCAGGGGCCAATCTTCAGTTGCCGCCGCTGGGTTCGCCGGTGAGTTCACCCATGGCACCCTCGCGGCTGCAATTCGGCGATGTGGGCCAATACACCGATCATCGGGTCATGGCTCTAGACAAAGACCATGTTTGGCTCAATGGCCAGGTCACGCCGATTGACCAGCTCGACACTGGCCCGAATTTCTTGGGGTGGACACGCGTGTCGGCCCCAACAGCGACAACGGTGACTTCGGCGGCCGTCGCCCCGGCACCGGCCGTGGCGCCCGCACCGGCGCCGCCGACCACTTAA